One region of Thiomonas intermedia genomic DNA includes:
- a CDS encoding Crp/Fnr family transcriptional regulator yields the protein METLNELQELYPALSAVPTAELQAEWAGGTAAMQVPRGMQLFAPGAHCGGFPLVLSGEARVFRMAASGRQLEMYRLTPGEICLVSSASLFSGETLSAHAEMQADGALWMIRPSLFEQWIQHTPAFRRFVLGQFATRMADLTALIDALAFHRLDQRLAQALLGQGPRLQSTHQQLADRLGTAREIVTRLLKRFEAAGWVALSRERIDILQPAVLRQVAAGDLSG from the coding sequence TACAAGAACTTTACCCGGCCCTCTCGGCCGTGCCGACCGCCGAATTGCAAGCGGAATGGGCTGGCGGCACGGCTGCGATGCAGGTGCCAAGGGGTATGCAGCTGTTTGCCCCCGGGGCGCATTGTGGCGGGTTTCCTCTGGTGCTTTCAGGCGAGGCCCGGGTGTTCCGCATGGCAGCCTCGGGGCGACAGCTGGAGATGTACCGCCTGACGCCGGGCGAGATCTGCCTGGTTTCATCGGCCAGCCTCTTTTCAGGCGAGACACTTTCGGCGCATGCGGAGATGCAGGCTGACGGGGCCTTGTGGATGATTCGCCCGTCACTGTTTGAGCAATGGATTCAGCATACCCCGGCCTTCCGCCGCTTCGTCCTGGGGCAATTTGCCACGCGCATGGCCGACCTCACCGCACTCATCGACGCCCTGGCGTTTCACCGACTGGACCAGCGCCTGGCGCAGGCGCTACTGGGTCAAGGGCCGCGCCTGCAGAGCACGCATCAACAACTTGCCGACCGTCTGGGCACCGCACGCGAGATCGTCACCCGCCTGCTCAAACGCTTCGAGGCGGCCGGCTGGGTGGCTCTTTCTCGGGAGAGGATCGACATCCTGCAGCCGGCCGTGTTGCGGCAAGTGGCGGCGGGAGACCTTTCGGGCTGA